The Corynebacterium vitaeruminis DSM 20294 genome window below encodes:
- the recO gene encoding DNA repair protein RecO: MRRESYRERAIVVRTYDFGEADRIIVLLTRGRGLVRGVAKGVRRTKSRFGSRLQPFVELDVQLYAGRNLESITQAETVSFLASGIIEDLERYAAASAVLEAVEKLSVASFGEAEELYDLTIAALESIRTAPDPIAALDTYFLQAMNLCGWAPSLFACAQCGQVGPHHAFHPAPGGAVCVNCRPQGAAEVDEEVLHLMWLWQNGYEGEARELETPARVATAHQLTRAYIQWHMEKKLSSLNVLDQARRG, translated from the coding sequence GTGAGAAGGGAGTCCTACCGGGAGCGCGCCATCGTTGTGCGCACCTACGACTTCGGCGAGGCGGACCGCATCATCGTCCTGCTCACGCGCGGGCGCGGGCTGGTGCGTGGCGTGGCCAAGGGCGTGCGCCGCACGAAGAGCCGCTTCGGCTCCCGTCTCCAGCCCTTCGTCGAGCTCGACGTGCAGCTCTACGCCGGGCGCAACCTCGAGTCCATCACGCAGGCCGAGACCGTCTCCTTCCTCGCCTCGGGCATCATCGAAGACCTAGAGCGCTACGCCGCGGCCTCGGCTGTTCTCGAAGCCGTCGAAAAGCTCAGCGTGGCAAGCTTTGGTGAGGCCGAGGAGCTCTATGACCTCACCATCGCGGCGCTGGAAAGCATCCGCACAGCGCCCGACCCCATCGCGGCGCTGGATACCTATTTCCTGCAGGCGATGAACCTGTGTGGCTGGGCGCCGAGCCTGTTCGCCTGCGCGCAGTGCGGGCAGGTGGGGCCGCACCACGCGTTCCATCCGGCGCCGGGCGGGGCGGTGTGCGTCAACTGCCGCCCGCAGGGTGCGGCCGAGGTGGACGAGGAGGTCTTGCACCTCATGTGGCTGTGGCAAAACGGCTACGAAGGCGAGGCCCGCGAGCTGGAGACCCCCGCGCGGGTGGCAACCGCGCACCAGCTCACCCGCGCCTACATCCAGTGGCACATGGAAAAGAAGCTGTCGAGCCTCAACGTGCTCGACCAAGCCCGCCGCGGCTAG
- a CDS encoding 16S rRNA (uracil(1498)-N(3))-methyltransferase, which yields MSLPVFIADLDAVLEGTFAALPEAGQAFTLTGPEGRHAVSVKRIAVGEKIALVDGRGGRAIAEVTATRGKDTLEARIVEREELPAPTPTVTVIQALPKSERSELAVDLLTQGGADRIVPWEASRCVAKWQGAKRGKGVQKWRQAAIAAAKQSRRPRLPEVTEPMRTAQVAAMLGEFDLVLILHEEAAAPIAQVPLDRAGSIAVIIGPEGGVSPEEVEQLTRAGATAVKLGPEVLRTASAGIVALAAIGVRTDRW from the coding sequence ATGTCCCTGCCCGTCTTCATCGCTGACCTCGACGCGGTGCTCGAGGGCACTTTCGCCGCGCTTCCCGAGGCAGGCCAGGCGTTCACGCTGACCGGCCCCGAGGGGCGGCACGCCGTCTCCGTCAAACGCATCGCGGTGGGGGAGAAGATCGCGCTCGTCGACGGCCGCGGCGGCCGCGCCATCGCCGAGGTGACCGCCACGCGCGGCAAGGACACCCTCGAGGCGCGCATTGTGGAGCGCGAGGAGCTGCCCGCGCCCACGCCCACGGTGACGGTGATCCAGGCGCTGCCGAAGTCGGAGCGCAGCGAGCTCGCCGTCGACCTGCTCACCCAGGGCGGCGCCGACCGCATCGTGCCCTGGGAGGCCAGCCGGTGCGTGGCCAAGTGGCAGGGCGCCAAGCGCGGCAAGGGCGTGCAAAAGTGGCGCCAGGCGGCCATCGCCGCGGCCAAGCAGTCGCGCCGCCCGCGCCTGCCGGAGGTCACCGAGCCGATGCGCACCGCGCAGGTCGCGGCGATGCTGGGGGAGTTCGACCTCGTGCTCATCCTCCACGAGGAGGCGGCCGCACCAATCGCGCAGGTCCCGCTCGATCGCGCCGGTTCCATCGCGGTCATCATCGGCCCCGAGGGAGGCGTCAGCCCCGAGGAGGTCGAGCAGCTCACCCGCGCCGGGGCCACCGCCGTGAAGCTCGGCCCGGAGGTCCTGCGCACGGCGAGCGCGGGCATCGTGGCGCTCGCGGCCATTGGCGTCCGCACGGATCGCTGGTAG
- a CDS encoding hemolysin family protein: protein MSPLSAGLIIVAALLLSGLFGTVEAAVASISRARVENMVKEDEKPAAKTLLRVLDRRAEHINLLVLVRTLLDVTAAVYAGVLSYALIDDHALALAAAIFGVALITYTVIGVFSRTVGRKNPYSISLSSAFLLSSFAKVLGPIARLLIRIGNIIAPGPGFADGPYSTEVELREMVDIAQEHGVVEVEERRMIQSVFDLASTTARSVMVPRPEMVWIESGKTAGQATSLCVRSGHSRIPVIGETVDDILGIIYLKDLVQRTYYATDGGRSVTVDEVMRPATFVPDSKNLDALLHEMQRDRNHIAMLVDEYGGIAGLISIEDILEEIVGEIADEYDDREVAPIERFDDDPATYRVVSRLSLEDLAERIHDDHGIDIEFDEEVTDQVDTVGGLIAYEKGRVPLPGTEVEIGGLRLRAEGGRDRRGRIRVGSVVVRVLAAK from the coding sequence GTGAGTCCGCTCTCAGCCGGCCTCATCATCGTCGCCGCGCTCTTACTGTCTGGCCTGTTCGGCACGGTCGAGGCCGCCGTCGCCTCGATCTCCCGCGCGCGGGTGGAGAACATGGTCAAGGAAGACGAGAAGCCCGCGGCCAAGACGCTGCTGCGCGTGCTCGACCGCCGCGCCGAGCACATCAACCTGCTGGTTCTGGTGCGCACGCTGCTGGACGTCACCGCCGCGGTCTACGCCGGCGTGCTGTCCTATGCGCTTATCGACGACCACGCTCTCGCGCTCGCGGCCGCCATCTTCGGCGTGGCGCTCATTACCTACACCGTCATCGGCGTGTTCTCCCGGACGGTGGGGCGCAAGAACCCGTATTCGATCTCGCTGAGTTCGGCGTTCCTGCTGTCGAGCTTCGCCAAGGTGCTGGGGCCGATCGCGCGGCTGCTCATCCGCATCGGCAACATCATCGCCCCCGGCCCGGGCTTTGCTGACGGGCCATACTCCACCGAGGTGGAGCTGCGCGAGATGGTCGACATCGCCCAGGAGCACGGCGTGGTGGAGGTCGAGGAGCGCCGCATGATCCAGTCGGTGTTCGACCTCGCGTCCACCACCGCGCGCTCGGTCATGGTGCCGCGCCCGGAGATGGTGTGGATCGAGTCCGGCAAGACCGCGGGCCAGGCGACCAGCCTGTGCGTGCGCTCCGGGCACTCGCGCATTCCCGTCATCGGCGAGACCGTCGACGATATCCTCGGCATCATCTACCTGAAGGACCTGGTCCAGCGCACCTACTACGCCACCGACGGCGGCCGGTCGGTCACCGTCGACGAGGTGATGCGCCCGGCCACCTTCGTCCCGGACTCGAAGAACCTAGACGCGCTGCTGCACGAGATGCAGCGCGATCGCAACCACATCGCCATGCTCGTCGATGAGTACGGCGGCATCGCGGGGCTGATCTCCATCGAGGACATTCTCGAGGAGATCGTGGGCGAGATCGCCGACGAGTACGACGACCGCGAGGTCGCCCCCATCGAGCGCTTCGACGACGACCCGGCCACCTACCGCGTCGTCTCCCGCCTGTCGCTGGAGGATCTCGCCGAGCGCATCCACGACGACCACGGCATCGACATCGAGTTCGACGAGGAGGTCACCGACCAGGTGGACACCGTCGGCGGGCTCATCGCCTACGAAAAGGGCCGCGTGCCGCTGCCGGGCACCGAGGTGGAGATCGGCGGGCTGCGGCTGCGCGCCGAGGGCGGGCGCGACCGGCGCGGGCGCATCCGCGTGGGCAGCGTCGTGGTGCGGGTGCTCGCGGCGAAGTAA
- the pdxY gene encoding pyridoxal kinase PdxY, with protein sequence MNILSIQSHVTYGHVGNSAAVFPLQRIGHEVWPVHTVNFSNHTGYGEWGGDLISADQVRDVIAGVEKRGAFPKIDAILSGYQGGSDIADVIIETVAKIKEANPNALYACDPVMGNAKSGCFVSDLIPPLLRDRVVPVADIITPNQFELGYLTGVECQDIDSTLKAAEAARKLGPETILVTSVAREDRPENTIEMIAVNDAGAWIVQTPFLDFKRNGSGDVTASLFTGHYIRDHDAAGALARTASSVYALIENTFKADSRELLLIESQEAYAHPAMEFEVTKIA encoded by the coding sequence ATGAACATTCTGTCAATCCAGTCCCACGTCACCTACGGCCACGTGGGCAACTCGGCGGCCGTCTTCCCGCTCCAGCGCATCGGCCACGAGGTCTGGCCGGTCCACACCGTCAACTTCTCCAACCACACCGGCTACGGCGAGTGGGGCGGCGACCTCATCTCCGCCGACCAGGTCCGCGACGTCATCGCGGGCGTGGAGAAGCGCGGCGCGTTCCCGAAGATCGACGCCATCCTCTCCGGCTACCAGGGTGGCTCCGACATCGCCGACGTCATCATCGAGACCGTGGCCAAGATCAAGGAGGCCAACCCGAACGCGCTGTACGCCTGCGACCCGGTCATGGGCAACGCGAAGTCCGGCTGCTTCGTCTCCGACCTCATCCCGCCGCTGCTGCGCGACCGCGTCGTCCCGGTGGCTGACATCATCACCCCGAACCAGTTCGAGCTGGGCTACCTCACCGGCGTCGAGTGCCAGGACATCGACTCCACCCTCAAGGCCGCCGAGGCCGCACGCAAGCTCGGCCCGGAGACCATCCTGGTCACCTCCGTCGCCCGCGAGGACCGCCCGGAGAACACCATCGAGATGATCGCCGTCAACGACGCCGGCGCCTGGATCGTGCAGACCCCGTTCCTCGACTTCAAGCGCAACGGCTCCGGCGACGTCACCGCCTCGCTGTTCACTGGCCACTACATCCGCGATCACGACGCCGCGGGCGCGCTGGCCCGCACCGCCTCCAGCGTCTATGCCCTCATCGAGAACACCTTCAAGGCCGACTCCCGCGAGCTGCTGCTCATCGAGTCCCAGGAGGCCTACGCCCACCCGGCGATGGAGTTCGAGGTCACGAAGATCGCCTAG
- a CDS encoding VIT1/CCC1 transporter family protein, producing MVDEDRRLGGAEPTPKQIKRWRQYLANERAEAAVYRELARHREGEEREILMAIADAESRHEDHWRNLLGEHVGFPQKPDLHTRWLGFMAKNFGTVFALAMMQTAETRSPYRDDEDATGQMKADEAIHAEIVRGLASRGREQMSGGFRAAVFGANDGLVSNLALVLGVMASGVEPHIVLITGISGLLAGALSMGAGEYISVKSQSELLDASTPHPRAGKAVPLLDVDANELALVYRARGMSEIEAEVQAAKVFEQLESTHHVNGEILNAGAVSVPDTQGAAWTAAISSFLCFGTGAFIPIIPFIFGLPTLVSGVVALVLVGLSLMVTGSITGVLSGKPPLMRAIRQLCVGLGAAGVTYALGTLFGVAAS from the coding sequence ATGGTCGACGAAGACCGCCGCCTCGGCGGCGCCGAGCCCACCCCGAAGCAGATCAAGCGCTGGCGGCAGTACCTTGCCAACGAGCGCGCCGAGGCCGCGGTCTACCGCGAGCTGGCCCGCCACCGCGAGGGGGAGGAGCGCGAGATCCTCATGGCGATCGCCGACGCCGAGTCGCGCCACGAGGACCACTGGCGCAACCTCCTGGGCGAGCACGTGGGCTTCCCCCAGAAGCCGGACCTGCACACCCGCTGGCTGGGATTCATGGCCAAAAACTTCGGCACCGTGTTCGCGCTGGCGATGATGCAGACCGCGGAGACCCGCAGCCCGTACCGGGACGACGAGGACGCCACCGGGCAGATGAAGGCCGACGAGGCCATCCACGCGGAGATCGTGCGCGGGCTTGCGTCCCGGGGCCGCGAGCAGATGAGCGGCGGCTTCCGCGCGGCCGTCTTCGGCGCGAACGACGGGCTCGTCTCCAACCTCGCCCTCGTGCTTGGTGTCATGGCCTCGGGCGTCGAGCCTCACATCGTGCTTATCACCGGCATCTCCGGCCTGCTGGCCGGCGCGCTCTCCATGGGCGCGGGGGAGTACATCTCGGTCAAGAGCCAAAGCGAGCTGCTCGACGCCTCCACGCCGCACCCGCGGGCGGGCAAGGCGGTCCCGCTCCTCGACGTCGATGCCAACGAGCTCGCGCTCGTTTACCGCGCCCGCGGCATGAGCGAGATCGAGGCCGAGGTGCAGGCGGCGAAGGTCTTCGAGCAGCTGGAAAGCACCCACCACGTCAACGGCGAGATCCTCAACGCCGGTGCCGTGTCGGTGCCGGACACCCAGGGGGCTGCGTGGACGGCCGCGATCTCCAGCTTCCTGTGCTTCGGCACCGGCGCGTTCATCCCGATCATCCCGTTCATCTTCGGCCTGCCCACCCTGGTCTCCGGCGTCGTGGCGCTCGTCCTCGTGGGGCTCTCCCTCATGGTGACGGGCTCCATTACGGGCGTGCTGTCCGGCAAGCCGCCGCTCATGCGCGCCATCCGGCAGCTGTGCGTCGGGCTCGGCGCGGCGGGCGTGACCTATGCGCTCGGCACGCTCTTCGGCGTGGCGGCAAGCTGA
- a CDS encoding isoprenyl transferase, with protein MAQYFDVTNLVPPQIPAEFMPSHIALVMDGNGRWAQERGLKRTEGHKRGEGVLMSLVQACLAMEVPYLSAYAFSTENWRRSAEEVRFLMGFNRDVIRRQTDQLNEWGVKVHWSGRRPRLWRSVIRELEAAEEKTKNNTKMTLNMCVNYGGRAEITDAVKNIAKQVQAGTLRPEDITEKNFHTFLYDPQMPDVDLLLRPSGEKRTSNFLIWQSAYAEMVFQNKLFPDYTPQDLFDAVEEYARRDRRFGGTK; from the coding sequence ATGGCACAATATTTCGATGTGACTAATCTTGTTCCCCCGCAGATCCCGGCCGAATTCATGCCCTCTCACATCGCGCTCGTCATGGACGGCAACGGGCGCTGGGCCCAGGAGCGCGGGCTCAAGCGCACCGAGGGACACAAGCGCGGCGAGGGCGTCTTGATGTCCTTGGTGCAGGCCTGCCTGGCCATGGAGGTTCCCTATCTTTCCGCCTACGCCTTCTCGACGGAGAACTGGCGGCGCTCGGCCGAGGAGGTGCGCTTCCTCATGGGGTTCAACCGCGACGTCATCCGCCGCCAGACCGACCAGCTCAACGAGTGGGGCGTGAAGGTGCACTGGTCCGGCCGCCGCCCGCGCCTGTGGCGCAGCGTCATCCGCGAGCTGGAGGCGGCGGAGGAAAAGACCAAGAACAACACGAAGATGACGCTCAACATGTGCGTCAACTACGGCGGCCGCGCCGAGATCACCGATGCCGTGAAGAACATCGCCAAGCAGGTCCAAGCCGGCACCCTGCGCCCGGAGGACATCACGGAGAAGAACTTCCACACCTTCCTCTACGACCCGCAGATGCCCGACGTGGATCTCCTCCTGCGCCCGTCGGGGGAGAAGCGCACCTCTAACTTCCTCATCTGGCAGTCGGCCTACGCGGAGATGGTCTTCCAGAACAAGCTGTTTCCGGACTACACTCCGCAGGACCTCTTCGACGCCGTCGAGGAGTACGCGCGCCGCGACCGCCGATTCGGAGGGACCAAGTAG
- the dnaJ gene encoding molecular chaperone DnaJ, with amino-acid sequence MARDYYGILGVDRGASDNEIKKAYRKLARKYHPDVNDTEEAAEKFSEISIAQEVLLDPEKRRIVDAGGDPMAQGGGAGGYGGGGGFGDIFEAFFGGGGAAQGPRSRVQPGSDALLRTRISLEDAYLGVKKPVTIDTAILCDACEGTGSKTKSKPVTCTNCNGSGHIQQVQRSFLGNVMTTAPCPVCDGTGEVIPDPCAKCGGDGRVAARRDLTVNIPAGIAEGMRIRMAGQGEVGHGGGPAGDLYVEVSIDRHPVFTREGDDLHFSVTVPMVDAALGVDFDVDALDGEPITVTIPQGTQPNAAINVAGQGMPRLRGEGNGNLYAHVDVTVPTELSDKQKDLLEKLREHGGETTGVRREDAHGEGLFGRIRNRFRR; translated from the coding sequence GTGGCTCGTGACTATTACGGAATCCTTGGGGTCGACCGTGGCGCCAGCGACAACGAGATCAAGAAGGCATACCGCAAGCTCGCCCGCAAGTACCACCCCGACGTGAACGACACCGAGGAGGCCGCGGAGAAGTTCAGCGAGATCTCGATCGCGCAGGAGGTGCTGCTCGACCCAGAGAAGCGCCGCATCGTCGACGCCGGCGGCGACCCCATGGCCCAGGGCGGCGGCGCGGGCGGCTACGGCGGCGGCGGCGGATTCGGCGACATCTTCGAGGCCTTCTTCGGCGGCGGCGGTGCGGCCCAGGGCCCGCGCTCGCGCGTGCAGCCCGGCTCGGACGCGCTCCTGCGCACCCGCATCTCGCTGGAGGACGCCTACCTCGGCGTGAAGAAGCCCGTCACCATCGACACCGCCATCCTGTGCGACGCCTGCGAGGGCACCGGCTCCAAGACCAAGTCCAAGCCGGTCACCTGCACCAACTGCAACGGCTCCGGCCACATCCAGCAGGTTCAGCGCTCCTTCCTCGGCAACGTCATGACCACCGCTCCGTGCCCGGTCTGCGACGGCACCGGCGAGGTCATCCCGGATCCCTGCGCCAAGTGCGGCGGCGACGGCCGCGTGGCGGCACGCCGCGACCTCACGGTCAACATCCCAGCGGGCATCGCCGAAGGCATGCGCATCCGCATGGCGGGCCAGGGCGAGGTCGGCCACGGCGGCGGCCCCGCGGGCGACCTCTACGTCGAGGTCTCCATCGACCGCCACCCGGTGTTCACCCGCGAGGGCGACGACCTCCACTTCAGCGTCACCGTACCGATGGTCGACGCGGCCCTCGGCGTCGACTTCGACGTGGATGCCCTCGACGGCGAGCCGATCACCGTCACCATCCCGCAGGGCACCCAGCCCAACGCCGCGATCAACGTCGCGGGCCAGGGTATGCCGCGCCTGCGCGGCGAAGGCAATGGCAACCTCTATGCCCACGTCGACGTCACCGTCCCCACCGAACTCAGCGACAAGCAGAAGGACCTGCTGGAGAAGCTGCGCGAGCATGGCGGCGAGACCACCGGGGTGCGCCGCGAGGACGCCCACGGCGAAGGCCTGTTCGGCCGCATCCGCAACCGTTTCCGCCGCTAG
- the era gene encoding GTPase Era, translating to MSYTDTPEGFRSGFISFVGRPNTGKSTLTNALVGEKIAITADQPETTRHPIRGIVHRPDAQIIVVDTPGLHRPRTLLGERLNEVVKDTYADMDLIGITIPADEKIGPGDKWILDAVKKVAPKTPVLGIVTKVDKASRDQVAAQLMALHELLGGESEVVPVSALTGEQRDVLLDVIVSQLPEGPKFYPDDHLTDDDTETRIAELIREAALKGLKDELPHSVAVQVDEIIPNEEREGVLDVHAVIYVERPGQKSIIIGKDGRRLGRIVYQARPQIIELLGQNVYLDLRIKVLKNWQSDPKQLGRLGF from the coding sequence TTGTCATACACCGATACCCCGGAGGGCTTCCGCTCCGGATTCATTTCCTTCGTCGGCCGCCCGAACACGGGCAAGTCCACCCTCACCAACGCGCTGGTGGGCGAGAAGATCGCCATCACCGCCGACCAGCCGGAGACCACGCGCCACCCGATCCGCGGCATCGTCCACCGCCCGGACGCGCAGATCATCGTGGTGGACACCCCCGGCCTGCACCGCCCGCGCACGCTGCTGGGCGAGCGACTCAACGAGGTGGTCAAGGACACCTACGCCGACATGGATCTCATCGGCATCACCATCCCGGCGGACGAGAAGATCGGCCCGGGTGACAAGTGGATCCTCGACGCCGTGAAGAAGGTCGCCCCGAAGACCCCGGTGCTGGGTATCGTCACCAAGGTGGACAAGGCCTCCCGCGACCAGGTCGCGGCCCAGCTCATGGCCCTGCACGAGCTGCTCGGCGGTGAGAGCGAGGTCGTTCCGGTCTCCGCGCTGACCGGCGAGCAGCGCGACGTCCTGCTCGACGTCATCGTCTCCCAGCTGCCCGAGGGGCCGAAGTTCTACCCGGACGATCACCTGACCGACGACGACACCGAGACCCGCATCGCCGAGCTCATCCGCGAGGCCGCGCTCAAGGGTCTCAAGGACGAGCTGCCGCACTCGGTGGCGGTCCAGGTCGACGAGATCATCCCCAACGAGGAGCGCGAGGGCGTGCTCGACGTCCACGCCGTCATCTACGTCGAGCGCCCCGGGCAGAAGTCCATCATCATCGGCAAGGACGGCCGCCGCCTCGGCCGCATCGTCTACCAGGCCCGCCCGCAGATCATCGAGCTGCTCGGCCAGAACGTGTACCTCGACCTGCGCATCAAGGTGCTCAAGAACTGGCAGTCGGACCCGAAGCAGCTGGGCCGCCTGGGCTTCTAG
- the ybeY gene encoding rRNA maturation RNase YbeY, giving the protein MSIEVVNESGYAGVNEEELIDVASFVLGEMDINPDAEVTISIVDLDTMSDLHVRWMDLEGPTDVMSFPMDELTPGMGRPDASPYGPSILGDIILCPEFAAKQAEKAGHDLGHELCLLTTHGCLHLLGYDHIEPADEQEMFALQNELLRDWYADCEERGVAYQPKPTGPGAFPSAADRAELDKLVPGGGIPAIAEGPEPSASESEESTGDA; this is encoded by the coding sequence ATGAGCATTGAAGTGGTCAACGAGTCGGGCTACGCGGGTGTGAACGAGGAAGAACTCATCGACGTCGCCAGCTTCGTGCTGGGCGAGATGGACATCAACCCCGACGCGGAGGTGACCATCTCCATCGTCGACCTCGACACCATGAGCGACCTGCACGTGCGCTGGATGGACCTGGAGGGCCCCACCGACGTCATGAGCTTCCCCATGGACGAGCTCACCCCGGGCATGGGCCGCCCCGACGCCAGCCCGTACGGCCCCTCCATCCTGGGTGACATCATCCTGTGCCCGGAGTTCGCGGCCAAGCAGGCGGAGAAGGCCGGGCACGACCTCGGCCACGAGCTCTGCCTGCTGACCACCCACGGCTGCCTGCACTTACTTGGCTACGACCACATCGAGCCCGCCGACGAGCAGGAGATGTTCGCCCTCCAGAACGAGCTGCTGCGCGACTGGTACGCCGACTGCGAGGAGCGCGGGGTGGCCTACCAGCCCAAGCCCACCGGGCCGGGTGCCTTCCCCTCGGCCGCCGACCGCGCCGAGCTGGACAAGCTCGTCCCCGGCGGCGGGATCCCCGCCATCGCCGAGGGGCCGGAGCCTTCGGCGTCGGAAAGCGAAGAAAGCACCGGTGACGCCTAA
- a CDS encoding PhoH family protein: protein MASPTTITRVVELDPAHSQTVLGVNDENLKVLENQLDCEIFVRGTQVTLTGADHEVARAVKVLKELQSIARRGHVISPDSVKHAVGIVTVEAPMSVAQALGSDIIRRKGKSVRPKTYGQKEYVDAIDENTVTFGLGPAGSGKTYLAMAKAVQALQSKQVSRIILTRPAVEAGEKLGFLPGTLNDKIDPYLRPLHDALRDMVDPEIIPKLMEAGIVEVAPLAYMRGRTLNDAFVILDEAQNTTPAQMKMFLTRLGFGSKMVVTGDITQVDLPGGQKSGLRLVRHILRGVEDVAFCELTSADVVRHQLVGRIVEAYDEYEEQEEKRREQRAMYYNLKQSN from the coding sequence GTGGCTAGCCCCACCACCATTACCCGCGTCGTGGAACTGGACCCCGCGCACTCGCAGACCGTCCTCGGCGTCAACGACGAAAACCTCAAGGTGCTAGAAAACCAGCTCGACTGCGAGATCTTCGTCCGCGGAACGCAGGTGACCCTCACCGGAGCCGACCACGAGGTCGCCCGCGCGGTGAAGGTGCTCAAGGAGCTGCAGTCGATTGCCCGCCGCGGGCACGTGATTAGCCCGGACTCCGTCAAGCACGCGGTCGGCATCGTCACCGTGGAGGCCCCGATGAGCGTGGCGCAGGCGCTCGGCAGCGACATCATCCGCCGCAAGGGCAAGTCCGTCCGCCCGAAGACCTACGGCCAGAAGGAATACGTCGACGCCATCGACGAGAACACCGTCACCTTCGGGCTGGGCCCGGCGGGCTCCGGCAAGACCTACCTGGCCATGGCCAAGGCCGTCCAGGCGCTGCAATCCAAGCAGGTCAGCCGCATCATCCTGACCCGCCCGGCCGTGGAGGCTGGCGAGAAGCTGGGATTCTTGCCCGGCACCCTCAACGACAAGATCGACCCCTACCTGCGCCCGCTGCACGACGCGCTGCGCGACATGGTGGACCCGGAGATCATCCCGAAGCTCATGGAGGCGGGCATCGTCGAGGTGGCGCCGCTGGCCTACATGCGCGGCCGCACGCTTAACGACGCCTTCGTCATCCTCGACGAGGCGCAGAACACTACGCCCGCGCAGATGAAGATGTTCCTCACCCGCCTGGGCTTCGGCTCGAAGATGGTGGTCACCGGCGACATCACCCAGGTGGACCTGCCCGGCGGGCAGAAGTCGGGCCTGCGCCTCGTGCGCCACATCCTGCGCGGGGTTGAAGACGTGGCTTTCTGCGAGCTCACCTCCGCCGACGTCGTGCGCCACCAGCTCGTCGGACGCATCGTCGAGGCCTACGACGAGTACGAGGAGCAGGAAGAAAAGCGCCGCGAGCAGCGCGCGATGTACTACAACTTGAAGCAGTCCAACTAG
- a CDS encoding NAD-dependent epimerase/dehydratase family protein — MHALVTGGAGFIGSNLVDLLIEEGHTVTVVDDLSSGSTDNLAQALASGKATLVEADITTADLEEIVAAAKPEVIFHLAAQIDVRKSVADPVHDATVNILATIRLAEAARRSGVRKIVHTSSGGSIYGVPEEYPVSEAIPVDPHSPYAASKVAGEIYLNTFRHLYGLECSFIAPANVYGPRQNPHGEAGVVAIFSEHLLAGKPTKVFGGGQNTRDYVFVGDVVRAFCLASGEKGNGMRFNIGTSVETSDRQLHSLVAKYAGAADNPEDAPARLGDVPRSALTFDRAKEVLGWEPQVSIEEGVERTVAFFRNK; from the coding sequence GTGCACGCACTGGTTACCGGTGGCGCCGGTTTCATCGGCTCCAACCTCGTCGACCTCCTCATCGAGGAAGGCCACACGGTCACCGTCGTCGACGACCTCAGCAGCGGCTCCACCGACAACCTCGCCCAGGCGCTCGCCTCCGGCAAGGCCACGCTCGTCGAGGCGGACATCACCACCGCCGACCTCGAGGAGATCGTCGCCGCCGCGAAGCCGGAGGTCATCTTCCACCTCGCGGCGCAGATCGACGTCCGCAAGTCCGTGGCCGACCCGGTCCACGACGCGACCGTCAACATCCTCGCCACCATCCGGCTGGCGGAGGCGGCCCGCAGGTCGGGCGTGCGCAAGATCGTGCACACCTCCTCCGGCGGCTCCATCTACGGCGTGCCCGAGGAATACCCGGTCTCCGAGGCGATCCCGGTGGACCCGCACTCGCCGTACGCGGCCTCCAAGGTCGCGGGCGAGATCTACCTCAACACCTTCCGCCACCTCTACGGGCTCGAGTGCAGCTTTATCGCGCCGGCCAACGTCTACGGCCCGCGCCAGAACCCCCACGGCGAGGCCGGCGTGGTGGCGATCTTCTCCGAGCACCTGCTCGCGGGCAAGCCCACCAAGGTCTTCGGCGGCGGGCAAAACACCCGCGACTACGTCTTCGTCGGCGACGTCGTGCGCGCCTTCTGCCTCGCCTCGGGGGAGAAGGGCAACGGCATGCGCTTCAACATCGGCACCTCGGTGGAGACCTCCGACCGCCAGCTGCACAGCCTCGTGGCCAAGTACGCCGGCGCCGCGGACAACCCCGAGGACGCGCCCGCCCGCCTCGGCGACGTGCCGCGCTCTGCGCTCACCTTCGACCGCGCCAAGGAGGTCCTGGGGTGGGAGCCGCAGGTCTCCATCGAGGAGGGCGTCGAGCGCACGGTGGCGTTCTTCCGCAACAAGTAG